The Aggregatilinea lenta genome includes a region encoding these proteins:
- a CDS encoding cysteine desulfurase family protein, whose protein sequence is MARIYLDHSATTPLDPRVLEHMLPSFGANYGNSMAVHAYGQAAERAVEGARASIAHLLNVNPAEVVFTSGGTESDNLALRGPAQAARVQGRPFTLITGPVEHEAITATSRQVRETLGASLRVVPVDRYGRVSPDDLRAALRALPADGIALVSLIHANNEVGTINPTADLAAVAHEHGAFYHTDAVQAPGQLMLDVDALGVDMLSMSSHKFYGPKGAGVLVLRRDVPFLSSSTGASHEDHRRAGTHNTPGIVGTARALELAREDLPIEAERLTALRDALVGGILEGVEDAQLTGDPVNRLPGHASFVFRGVDANLMLMLLDQEGVAASSGSACKTGNPQPSPLLEACGFGPEWTRGGLRLTMGRHTTPDEIAQAVAIVTDVVERARKAVTLNWT, encoded by the coding sequence ATGGCTCGTATCTATCTCGATCACAGCGCTACGACGCCCCTGGACCCGCGTGTCCTGGAGCACATGCTGCCCTCCTTCGGCGCGAACTACGGCAACTCAATGGCCGTGCACGCCTATGGGCAGGCCGCCGAACGCGCCGTCGAAGGCGCGCGTGCTTCTATCGCCCACCTGCTCAACGTGAACCCGGCGGAAGTCGTCTTCACCAGCGGCGGGACCGAAAGCGACAATCTCGCCCTGCGCGGCCCCGCCCAGGCCGCGCGCGTTCAGGGCCGCCCTTTCACGCTGATCACCGGCCCCGTCGAGCACGAGGCGATCACCGCCACTTCGCGCCAGGTGCGCGAGACGCTCGGCGCATCCCTGCGCGTCGTGCCCGTCGATCGGTATGGCCGGGTCTCGCCGGACGATCTACGCGCCGCGCTGCGCGCCCTACCCGCTGACGGCATCGCGCTGGTCAGCCTGATTCACGCCAACAATGAAGTGGGCACAATCAACCCCACCGCCGATCTCGCCGCCGTCGCGCACGAGCACGGCGCGTTTTACCACACCGACGCGGTGCAGGCCCCCGGCCAGCTCATGCTGGATGTGGACGCGCTGGGTGTCGATATGCTGTCGATGTCGTCGCACAAATTTTACGGTCCCAAAGGCGCGGGCGTGCTCGTGCTGCGCCGGGACGTGCCGTTCCTGTCGTCGAGCACGGGCGCCAGCCACGAGGATCACCGCCGCGCCGGGACGCACAACACGCCCGGCATCGTCGGCACGGCCCGCGCGCTGGAATTGGCGCGCGAAGATCTACCCATCGAGGCAGAGCGCCTGACCGCCCTGCGCGACGCCCTGGTCGGCGGCATCCTCGAAGGCGTGGAAGACGCGCAGCTCACGGGCGATCCGGTAAACCGGCTGCCCGGCCATGCCAGCTTCGTCTTTCGCGGCGTGGACGCTAACTTGATGCTGATGCTGCTCGATCAGGAGGGCGTCGCGGCCTCGTCCGGCAGTGCCTGCAAAACCGGCAACCCGCAGCCGTCGCCCCTGCTGGAGGCATGTGGTTTCGGCCCGGAATGGACGCGCGGTGGCTTGCGCCTGACGATGGGTCGCCACACCACGCCCGACGAGATCGCGCAGGCGGTCGCCATCGTGACCGACGTAGTCGAGCGAGCGCGCAAGGCCGTTACCCTCAATTGGACCTGA
- a CDS encoding pyridoxal phosphate-dependent decarboxylase family protein: MNSLLTLAAERAAHYLATLDARGVAPSPDDIARLAALGGSLPDGPTEPEAVIAQLDDIGSPATVGTAGQRFFGFVIGGSLPVTVAANWLATAWDQNVGLWAASPTGSALEEIALGWLVDALKLPPGTGGAFVTGATVANFTALAAARHAVLARQGWDVGADGLFGAPEITVVVGDEAHPSLLKSLGLLGLGKKRVVRVPTDDQGRMRADALPALSGPAIVCVQAGNVNTGAFDPAGAIIPWAHDAGAWVHVDGAFGLWAAVAPDRAHLVADFADADSWATDAHKWLNVPYDSGLAFVRDPDILRAAMIMSADYLPKTERREPSEYTPELSRRARGVEIWAAIKTLGRAGLSDLVERTCRQAQRFADGLSAAGYPILNDVVLNQVLVSFGDQDAVQRVVRGIQSDGTCWCGGTVWQGHPAMRISVSSWATTDEDVERSLDAILRVAAREGATTARPV, translated from the coding sequence ATGAATTCACTGTTAACACTGGCCGCCGAACGCGCCGCGCATTATCTCGCCACGCTGGACGCGCGCGGCGTCGCACCCTCGCCCGATGACATTGCCCGGCTGGCTGCGCTGGGCGGCTCGCTGCCGGATGGCCCAACTGAACCCGAAGCCGTGATCGCCCAACTCGATGACATCGGCTCCCCGGCGACAGTCGGCACGGCAGGGCAGCGCTTCTTCGGCTTCGTGATCGGCGGATCGCTGCCGGTAACCGTCGCGGCTAACTGGCTGGCGACCGCCTGGGATCAGAACGTGGGGCTGTGGGCCGCGTCCCCGACCGGCTCCGCGCTGGAGGAGATCGCGCTCGGCTGGCTGGTGGATGCGCTCAAGCTGCCGCCCGGCACCGGCGGCGCGTTCGTCACCGGAGCAACCGTCGCTAACTTCACCGCGCTCGCCGCCGCACGTCACGCGGTGCTGGCCCGCCAGGGTTGGGACGTGGGTGCCGATGGGCTGTTCGGCGCGCCGGAAATTACGGTCGTCGTGGGCGACGAAGCCCACCCCAGCCTGCTGAAGTCGCTGGGCCTGCTCGGATTGGGCAAAAAGCGCGTGGTCCGCGTGCCGACCGACGATCAGGGCCGGATGCGCGCCGACGCGCTGCCCGCGCTCAGCGGCCCCGCGATCGTGTGCGTGCAGGCGGGCAACGTCAACACGGGCGCGTTCGATCCCGCCGGGGCGATCATCCCCTGGGCGCACGACGCAGGCGCGTGGGTCCACGTGGACGGCGCGTTCGGATTGTGGGCCGCTGTCGCCCCGGATCGCGCGCACCTCGTCGCGGACTTCGCGGACGCCGATTCGTGGGCCACGGACGCGCACAAGTGGCTCAACGTGCCCTACGACAGCGGCCTCGCCTTCGTGCGCGACCCTGACATTCTGCGCGCGGCGATGATCATGAGCGCCGACTATCTGCCCAAGACGGAGCGCCGCGAACCGTCCGAATACACGCCGGAGCTGTCGCGCCGGGCGCGCGGAGTCGAGATCTGGGCCGCGATTAAAACGTTGGGCCGCGCCGGGTTGTCGGATCTGGTGGAGCGCACCTGCCGCCAGGCGCAGCGCTTCGCGGACGGCCTCTCCGCCGCGGGCTACCCGATCCTCAACGACGTCGTGCTCAATCAGGTGCTGGTTTCGTTTGGCGATCAAGACGCGGTGCAGCGCGTGGTGCGGGGCATCCAGTCAGACGGCACGTGCTGGTGCGGCGGGACGGTGTGGCAGGGTCACCCTGCGATGCGGATCAGCGTGTCATCATGGGCCACCACCGACGAAGACGTCGAACGCAGCCTGGACGCGATTCTGCGCGTCGCCGCCCGCGAAGGCGCAACTACCGCCCGCCCGGTATAA
- a CDS encoding N-acyl homoserine lactonase family protein translates to MSQNAAKRLYLMQVGSMPEYQIPVVCYLVQTDDGKNILIDSGLPEIIPEEETDFENGQDVIEQLARVGLNPDDIDTVISTHYDIDHAGRHAAFTKAQYVVQRAHHADAASNPRFAANRPEWDQPMERIRLVDGDTELLPGLELIETSGHVPGHQSVLVRLPKTGAILLTVDAVPFGEGFTRDEQDDGSDPDAGAIRASTIKLLDLVEREHIGLVIFGHDVEQWKGLKMLPEYYE, encoded by the coding sequence ATGAGCCAGAATGCCGCGAAGCGTCTTTATCTGATGCAGGTTGGGTCCATGCCGGAGTACCAGATTCCGGTCGTTTGTTATCTGGTGCAGACGGATGACGGCAAAAATATCCTGATCGACAGCGGCCTGCCGGAGATCATCCCTGAAGAAGAAACGGATTTCGAGAATGGGCAGGACGTTATCGAGCAGCTGGCGCGCGTTGGCTTAAATCCGGACGATATTGATACCGTCATTTCGACGCATTATGATATCGACCATGCCGGACGGCACGCGGCCTTCACCAAGGCGCAGTATGTCGTGCAGCGCGCGCACCACGCGGACGCGGCGAGCAACCCGCGTTTTGCTGCCAACCGACCCGAATGGGATCAGCCCATGGAGCGCATTCGACTGGTGGATGGGGACACGGAACTGCTGCCGGGGCTGGAGCTGATCGAGACGAGCGGGCACGTGCCGGGACACCAATCGGTGCTGGTGCGGCTGCCCAAAACGGGGGCGATTTTATTGACGGTTGACGCTGTGCCCTTCGGCGAGGGCTTCACCCGTGACGAGCAAGACGATGGCAGCGACCCGGACGCCGGAGCGATTCGCGCCAGTACGATTAAACTGCTCGATCTGGTCGAACGGGAGCATATCGGGCTGGTGATCTTCGGTCATGACGTGGAACAGTGGAAAGGGTTGAAAATGCTGCCGGAGTATTACGAGTGA